The Amblyomma americanum isolate KBUSLIRL-KWMA chromosome 6, ASM5285725v1, whole genome shotgun sequence genome has a window encoding:
- the LOC144094029 gene encoding uncharacterized protein LOC144094029 isoform X1, with protein MSTAFSDDGSLPDSSDHEDREPLDQRVQFELERLNTATELINKLEIELDEARSNFRLLLSESSQKINQLAKKLGSHVEKARPYYEARMKVKELEDAARKASLRHERATLSHGTARQMVALAEEGLRRQGAQGSLDPVFQEMLNQATVRVNEAERERVLSRAEQGRLWHACRGHQQTVLDLHQALKKSIIKASLSARRSLLQLNNLANQHELQLLPYFEMKAQLNEALEEQKKRVFHMEEDVMRVKFSYTEALHNLEQISDQMHQSRMLMTSSSSGGSSLLSSEDGFAHAGDGFPPRLVKSSSLSSSEMLKIYEDICSEEAYHRLPEPRKPVQRHPSGIRRAFSEEGHRQSPSLCSSPTVANQHRGLVSSLVDRVFPPKPSQAQVLQRKTTIPPQASAVPTLKQLVASVIDQMFPDTGHCNGSEDIVLDLTMAAPSNNLDAAASVPLATLEDLSPVVALDIEASLAKAARRLTLDGASQRLQTVEEGSDTDSLLSTGTGGTLDDRQIDFLLLDRVLERDYQEVLNSCRDSNL; from the exons ATGTCCACCGCGTTCTCGGACGATGGATCTTTGCCAGACAGCAGTGATCATGAAGATCGTGAACCCCTGGATCAACGCGTCCAG TTCGAACTGGAGCGCCTGAACACGGCGACGGAGCTCATAAACAAGCTGGAAATTGAGCTCGAT GAAGCAAGGTCCAACTTTCGACTGCTTCTCTCGGAGTCGTCTCAAAAGATTAACCAACTTGCCAAAAAGCTGGGGAGTCACGTGGAAAAAGCAAGGCCTTATTACGAGGCTAGGATgaaagtgaaagag CTTGAAGATGCTGCCCGCAAGGCCTCTCTACGGCACGAGCGGGCAACTCTGTCCCATGGCACTGCCCGGCAGATGGTGGCACTGGCGGAAGAAGGTCTGCGGAGACAGGGGGCCCAGGGATCTTTGGACCCTGTGTTTCAGGAAATGCTCAACCAGGCCACTGTACGG GTGAACGAGGCCGAACGTGAACGGGTGCTGAGCCGGGCGGAGCAGGGGCGGCTTTGGCATGCCTGCAGGGGCCACCAGCAGACGGTGCTGGACCTGCACCAGGCGCTCAAGAAGTCCATCATCAAGGCCAG TCTGTCAGCACGCAGAAGCTTGCTACAACTTAACAATTTAGCAAACCAGCATGAGCTTCAGTTGCT GCCATACTTTGAAATGAAGGCTCAGCTAAACGAAGCCCTCGAG GAGCAGAAGAAGCGGGTGTTCCACATGGAGGAGGACGTGATGCGGGTCAAGTTCTCCTACACAGAGGCTCTGCACAACCTGGAGCAGATCAGTGACCAGATGCACCAGAGCCGCATGCTCATgactagcagcagcagcgggggcAGCAGCCTGCTCAGCTCCGAGGACGGCTTCGCCCACGCCGGCGACGGCTTTCCTCCCCGGCTGGTCAAGTCTTCCAGCCTCTCCAGCTCCGAG ATGCTGAAGATATACGAGGACATCTGTAGTGAAGAGGCATATCATAGGTTGCCTGAACCTCGGAAACCTGTTCAGAGGCATCCATCAGGCATCAGAAGAGCCTTCTCTGAG GAAGGCCATCGCCAGTCCCCCAGCTTGTGTTCATCACCTACGGTGGCCAATCAGCATAGAGGACTTGTTTCATCGCTCGTTGACCGGGTGTTTCCACCCAAGCCCTCGCAAGCACAAGTCCTGCAGCGGAAGACTACGATACCTCCGCAGGCCTCTGCTGTGCCAACGTTGAAGCAGCTAGTGGCTTCAGTGATAGACCAGATGTTTCCGGACACTGGCCACTGCAATGGCAGTGAGGACATTGTGCTCGATCTGACAATGGCAGCTCCAAGCAACAATTTAGA CGCTGCTGCCAGTGTGCCCCTGGCCACTTTGGAAGATCTTTCGCCGGTGGTCGCCTTGGACATTGAGGCATCGCTAGCAAAGGCGGCACGAAGGCTCACCCTGGATGGTGCTTCTCAGCGGCTGCAGACCGTCGAGGAAGGCTCGGACACCGACAGCCTGTTGAGCACAGGAACTGGCGGCACTCTGGACGACCGGCAGATTGACTTCCTCCTGCTAGACAGAGTTCTTGAACGCGACTACCAGGAAGTGCTAAACTCCTGTAGGGACTCAAATTTGTAG
- the LOC144094029 gene encoding uncharacterized protein LOC144094029 isoform X2 yields MSTAFSDDGSLPDSSDHEDREPLDQRVQFELERLNTATELINKLEIELDEARSNFRLLLSESSQKINQLAKKLGSHVEKARPYYEARMKVKELEDAARKASLRHERATLSHGTARQMVALAEEGLRRQGAQGSLDPVFQEMLNQATVRVNEAERERVLSRAEQGRLWHACRGHQQTVLDLHQALKKSIIKARPYFEMKAQLNEALEEQKKRVFHMEEDVMRVKFSYTEALHNLEQISDQMHQSRMLMTSSSSGGSSLLSSEDGFAHAGDGFPPRLVKSSSLSSSEMLKIYEDICSEEAYHRLPEPRKPVQRHPSGIRRAFSEEGHRQSPSLCSSPTVANQHRGLVSSLVDRVFPPKPSQAQVLQRKTTIPPQASAVPTLKQLVASVIDQMFPDTGHCNGSEDIVLDLTMAAPSNNLDAAASVPLATLEDLSPVVALDIEASLAKAARRLTLDGASQRLQTVEEGSDTDSLLSTGTGGTLDDRQIDFLLLDRVLERDYQEVLNSCRDSNL; encoded by the exons ATGTCCACCGCGTTCTCGGACGATGGATCTTTGCCAGACAGCAGTGATCATGAAGATCGTGAACCCCTGGATCAACGCGTCCAG TTCGAACTGGAGCGCCTGAACACGGCGACGGAGCTCATAAACAAGCTGGAAATTGAGCTCGAT GAAGCAAGGTCCAACTTTCGACTGCTTCTCTCGGAGTCGTCTCAAAAGATTAACCAACTTGCCAAAAAGCTGGGGAGTCACGTGGAAAAAGCAAGGCCTTATTACGAGGCTAGGATgaaagtgaaagag CTTGAAGATGCTGCCCGCAAGGCCTCTCTACGGCACGAGCGGGCAACTCTGTCCCATGGCACTGCCCGGCAGATGGTGGCACTGGCGGAAGAAGGTCTGCGGAGACAGGGGGCCCAGGGATCTTTGGACCCTGTGTTTCAGGAAATGCTCAACCAGGCCACTGTACGG GTGAACGAGGCCGAACGTGAACGGGTGCTGAGCCGGGCGGAGCAGGGGCGGCTTTGGCATGCCTGCAGGGGCCACCAGCAGACGGTGCTGGACCTGCACCAGGCGCTCAAGAAGTCCATCATCAAGGCCAG GCCATACTTTGAAATGAAGGCTCAGCTAAACGAAGCCCTCGAG GAGCAGAAGAAGCGGGTGTTCCACATGGAGGAGGACGTGATGCGGGTCAAGTTCTCCTACACAGAGGCTCTGCACAACCTGGAGCAGATCAGTGACCAGATGCACCAGAGCCGCATGCTCATgactagcagcagcagcgggggcAGCAGCCTGCTCAGCTCCGAGGACGGCTTCGCCCACGCCGGCGACGGCTTTCCTCCCCGGCTGGTCAAGTCTTCCAGCCTCTCCAGCTCCGAG ATGCTGAAGATATACGAGGACATCTGTAGTGAAGAGGCATATCATAGGTTGCCTGAACCTCGGAAACCTGTTCAGAGGCATCCATCAGGCATCAGAAGAGCCTTCTCTGAG GAAGGCCATCGCCAGTCCCCCAGCTTGTGTTCATCACCTACGGTGGCCAATCAGCATAGAGGACTTGTTTCATCGCTCGTTGACCGGGTGTTTCCACCCAAGCCCTCGCAAGCACAAGTCCTGCAGCGGAAGACTACGATACCTCCGCAGGCCTCTGCTGTGCCAACGTTGAAGCAGCTAGTGGCTTCAGTGATAGACCAGATGTTTCCGGACACTGGCCACTGCAATGGCAGTGAGGACATTGTGCTCGATCTGACAATGGCAGCTCCAAGCAACAATTTAGA CGCTGCTGCCAGTGTGCCCCTGGCCACTTTGGAAGATCTTTCGCCGGTGGTCGCCTTGGACATTGAGGCATCGCTAGCAAAGGCGGCACGAAGGCTCACCCTGGATGGTGCTTCTCAGCGGCTGCAGACCGTCGAGGAAGGCTCGGACACCGACAGCCTGTTGAGCACAGGAACTGGCGGCACTCTGGACGACCGGCAGATTGACTTCCTCCTGCTAGACAGAGTTCTTGAACGCGACTACCAGGAAGTGCTAAACTCCTGTAGGGACTCAAATTTGTAG
- the Hinfp gene encoding histone H4 transcription factor, translated as MKRSAATSVVAFKEEQLLLRCEWDQCDFSCQDSPQYYQHVRKHLDKDLAFVESNVCPWTDCAASLKSTEELRTHVLYHAFHSKIKCYGQNFLDRQKTPLRCLVDKQSRNIIADTPEQYECQWTDCDDRFENPDAFYEHVNAHAEGARDAARSSGKPSQQCGWSSCDATFATVYKLKEHLRTHTQEKRLACPNCGGVFWSRTKLLDHFARQDEQTSLTCTYCSRGFSSERLLRDHMRHHVNQYKCPLCDMTFPAPSAVRYHVQWRHSSLRPYACDQCDYAAKQPSDLRKHLEWHADSGKPCPYPDCEFVERSSYLLRNHIRAEHLKCPKSVYMCHICQKQYAKGNSLSRHLVSQHRFQWPPGHTRFAYTCNKDNIFTVQTFRYESIELAQANEVIPKEMSADTVNTLSEPGVLASASVPVMLVESGTEGSPDEASEQPIKLVQIVQRNEDGSTVVQMAQVLAERPPLGLAESLQMQSGGELCEATATSPDLQM; from the coding sequence ATGAAGCGCTCCGCGGCAACATCCGTCGTTGCATTCAAAGAGGAGCAGCTCTTGCTTCGCTGTGAGTGGGACCAGTGTGACTTCTCTTGCCAGGACAGCCCCCAGTATTACCAGCACGTACGGAAGCACCTCGACAAAGACCTGGCCTTTGTCGAATCCAACGTGTGTCCGTGGACAGACTGCGCTGCGTCGCTGAAGAGTACCGAGGAGTTGCGGACGCACGTGCTTTATCACGCCTTTCATTCCAAAATCAAGTGCTACGGCCAGAATTTCTTGGATAGACAAAAGACCCCACTGCGCTGTCTTGTGGACAAACAGTCGCGCAACATCATCGCAGACACGCCGGAGCAGTACGAATGCCAGTGGACGGACTGCGACGACCGTTTCGAGAACCCGGACGCATTCTACGAGCACGTCAACGCGCACGCCGAAGGGGCTCGCGACGCGGCGCGGTCGTCGGGGAAGCCGTCGCAACAGTGCGGCTGGAGCTCTTGCGACGCCACCTTTGCGACGGTGTACAAACTGAAAGAGCACCTTCGCACGCACACGCAGGAGAAGAGGCTGGCGTGCCCAAACTGCGGCGGCGTGTTCTGGTCGCGCACGAAGCTGCTCGACCACTTTGCGCGGCAGGACGAGCAGACCAGCCTGACGTGCACGTACTGTAGCCGCGGGTTCAGTTCGGAGCGCCTTCTGCGCGATCACATGAGGCACCACGTGAACCAGTACAAATGCCCGCTCTGCGATATGACCTTCCCGGCGCCGTCGGCGGTCCGGTACCACGTGCAGTGGCGTCACTCGTCCCTGCGGCCGTACGCCTGTGACCAGTGCGACTACGCCGCGAAGCAGCCGAGCGACCTGAGGAAGCATCTCGAGTGGCATGCAGATAGTGGCAAGCCGTGCCCGTACCCGGATTGCGAATTCGTCGAGCGTAGCAGCTACCTGCTGCGCAACCACATCCGCGCCGAACACCTGAAGTGCCCCAAGAGCGTCTACATGTGTCACATCTGCCAGAAGCAGTACGCCAAAGGGAACTCGCTGTCACGGCACCTGGTCTCGCAGCACCGGTTCCAGTGGCCACCTGGCCACACGCGCTTCGCCTACACCTGCAACAAGGACAACATTTTCACAGTGCAGACGTTTCGTTACGAGAGCATCGAACTTGCCCAGGCGAACGAAGTTATTCCGAAAGAAATGAGCGCTGATACTGTGAACACCTTATCCGAACCTGGCGTTCTGGCCAGTGCATCTGTGCCAGTAATGCTGGTGGAATCAGGCACTGAGGGTTCCCCAGATGAAGCATCAGAGCAGCCGATCAAGTTGGTGCAGATTGTGCAAAGGAATGAAGACGGTTCAACAGTGGTTCAGATGGCGCAGGTGCTGGCTGAGCGGCCACCGCTTGGACTTGCTGAGAGCCTACAAATGCAGTCTGGCGGCGAACTCTGTGAGGCGACTGCTACCAGCCCGGATTTGCAGATGTAA